One segment of Candidatus Nanopelagicales bacterium DNA contains the following:
- a CDS encoding DUF4191 domain-containing protein: MFKRVRQSFATIAQNWGMTQKVHKLLALEVLGFFIAGAVVVGAPVAYFLNALSGIILAIPAGLIAAVFWFSRRAMSAAYSQIEGQPGAAAAVAQQMRGGWQTTPGIAVNKNQDLISRVVGKPGVILISEGPSSRVVPMLAAERKKTARWVPDVPIYEIQIGDEPGQITLAKLQRALNKLPRNLRGGEITDMRRRLDAVSAVGGGMPIPKGPMPTSARSVRRKRGA; the protein is encoded by the coding sequence ATGTTTAAGCGCGTACGCCAGTCGTTTGCAACGATTGCTCAGAACTGGGGCATGACCCAAAAGGTTCATAAACTTCTTGCACTCGAGGTCTTAGGTTTCTTTATTGCTGGTGCCGTAGTTGTTGGTGCTCCCGTCGCGTACTTCCTCAATGCGCTCAGTGGAATCATTCTGGCAATTCCTGCCGGCTTGATTGCTGCAGTGTTCTGGTTTAGCCGTCGCGCAATGTCAGCTGCATACTCACAAATTGAAGGACAGCCAGGTGCTGCTGCAGCTGTGGCTCAGCAGATGCGCGGTGGTTGGCAGACCACGCCAGGTATTGCGGTCAACAAGAACCAAGATCTCATTAGCCGTGTGGTTGGTAAGCCTGGCGTGATCTTGATATCCGAAGGCCCAAGTAGTCGCGTTGTTCCGATGCTCGCCGCGGAACGAAAGAAGACGGCTCGCTGGGTCCCTGACGTTCCAATTTATGAAATTCAAATCGGTGATGAGCCAGGTCAAATCACCTTGGCGAAGTTGCAGCGTGCGTTGAATAAGTTGCCACGCAACCTTCGCGGTGGAGAAATTACGGATATGCGTCGACGTCTTGACGCAGTCAGCGCAGTGGGTGGCGGCATGCCAATCCCTAAGGGACCAATGCCAACGAGTGCTCGTTCAGTACGCCGTAAGCGCGGGGCTTAA
- a CDS encoding RDD family protein: MSVELPGHVAGLGRRLGAIVIDWVASALVAAVIFPGFKLGEPSADFPPLIVFFIEVTLFTWFFASSFGQKILGIDVVDISGRRLSLWRIALRTVLICLVLPAVIYDSQGRGLHDRAVGSVAILRTKRS, translated from the coding sequence GTGAGCGTTGAGTTGCCAGGTCATGTTGCAGGTTTAGGGCGCCGGTTAGGTGCGATCGTCATCGATTGGGTTGCTAGCGCACTCGTTGCAGCGGTTATTTTCCCCGGTTTCAAATTGGGTGAACCAAGCGCAGACTTCCCCCCGTTGATTGTGTTCTTTATTGAAGTCACTCTCTTTACGTGGTTCTTCGCTTCGAGCTTTGGGCAAAAAATTCTCGGGATTGACGTTGTTGATATTTCTGGGCGTCGCTTGAGTTTGTGGCGCATTGCGTTGCGCACAGTGCTCATCTGTTTGGTGCTACCCGCTGTGATTTACGACAGCCAAGGTCGAGGCCTACACGACCGAGCAGTTGGCAGCGTTGCGATCTTGCGTACTAAAAGGAGTTAA
- a CDS encoding phosphodiester glycosidase family protein, producing MKIAKRLIQLIAVMLFVALAFVGWSVYQSSKDNPGEPLQVVTATWMRDHGLGPVVAKLEDFYYQYINKPDVGGKPTISAQFENGDSSVASEPIPAPTVSLPTPSPTISAAVEPTPTFTFAPLPDVTTQPVPADGAVPHLNPPDTLISPASVLEPLEGVWQPVGNKVAGFPAVYVTRVRTDNVHTSYYATAMWIDTALTTTMFIPGYEEPKGGPNPSNGALPEQYQSILMANINGAFRLEDARGGYYYDGVTVQPLEKKRASAVVYRDGHIRIARWGRDLELTPDVLMVRQNLDLIVDHGQSQVNNPNYTAAWGATTDKENLAWRAGLGQRSDGSLVYVIGQALSAQSLAETLVASGVQRAMVLDMNQYWSAGFYFSHNRAGDPICHRLDPDIGGPCDRFLRPYKRDSFQFLAAYPVGRKVN from the coding sequence ATGAAAATCGCGAAACGACTTATCCAGCTCATCGCTGTGATGCTTTTTGTCGCACTGGCGTTTGTGGGTTGGTCCGTCTATCAATCTTCTAAAGACAATCCTGGCGAACCTCTCCAGGTGGTCACTGCCACATGGATGCGCGACCATGGGCTTGGCCCCGTTGTGGCGAAACTTGAAGATTTTTACTACCAATACATCAATAAGCCAGACGTTGGTGGCAAGCCAACAATTTCCGCTCAATTTGAAAATGGCGACTCTTCTGTCGCGAGTGAACCAATACCTGCTCCAACGGTTTCACTTCCAACTCCATCGCCCACTATCAGTGCAGCCGTCGAACCAACACCCACATTCACTTTTGCTCCACTCCCGGATGTCACCACACAACCAGTTCCCGCTGATGGCGCAGTCCCCCACTTGAATCCTCCTGACACATTAATTTCTCCTGCATCAGTTCTTGAACCTCTTGAAGGTGTCTGGCAACCCGTTGGCAATAAGGTCGCAGGTTTTCCAGCGGTGTACGTCACTCGCGTGCGCACAGACAATGTGCACACCTCGTACTACGCAACAGCAATGTGGATCGATACAGCATTGACGACAACAATGTTTATTCCTGGCTATGAAGAACCCAAGGGCGGACCAAACCCGTCGAATGGAGCGCTGCCGGAGCAGTACCAGTCAATCTTGATGGCCAATATCAATGGTGCTTTCAGGCTTGAAGATGCGCGTGGTGGTTACTACTACGACGGCGTCACCGTGCAGCCGCTAGAAAAGAAGCGAGCAAGCGCCGTGGTCTACCGCGATGGACACATTCGTATTGCGCGCTGGGGGCGCGACTTAGAACTCACACCTGACGTGCTTATGGTGCGCCAAAATCTTGATCTCATTGTTGACCACGGGCAATCTCAGGTAAATAACCCCAACTACACAGCAGCATGGGGCGCAACTACCGATAAAGAGAATCTTGCTTGGCGCGCTGGATTAGGTCAGCGCAGCGATGGCAGTTTGGTCTACGTCATTGGGCAGGCCTTGTCAGCACAAAGCCTTGCTGAAACCTTGGTGGCTAGCGGGGTCCAACGCGCAATGGTGCTCGATATGAATCAATACTGGTCGGCTGGGTTTTACTTCTCGCACAATCGCGCGGGCGACCCCATCTGCCATCGATTAGATCCAGACATCGGTGGCCCCTGCGATCGCTTCTTGCGCCCCTACAAGCGCGATAGCTTTCAATTCCTGGCTGCGTACCCCGTTGGGCGCAAAGTGAACTAG
- the glnA gene encoding type I glutamate--ammonia ligase translates to MDRQAEFVLRTIEERDIRFVRLWFTDVLGTLKSVAIAPAEMEGAFDEGIGFDGSAIDGFTRVYESDMIAKPDPSTFTLLPWRSEGPGAARLFCDILNPDGTPSLADPRNVLKRTLTKAAERGYTFYTHPEVEFYLLENRHRAGELPVPADLYGYFDNTPHGQSADFRREAILMLEAMGISVEFSHHEGGPGQQEIDLRYADALTTADNLMTFRLVCQEVALEQGLYASFMPKPFREHPGSGMHTHMSLFQGDTNAFYEEGAPLQLSAVGRSFIAGLLMHAPEITAVTNQWVNSYKRLVGGSEAPAWVCWGHNNSSALVRVPMAKPSKGNSTRIELRSPDSATNPYLAFALILAAGLKGIEDGYELPAGAEEDVWALTEAERVAMGMKPLPTSLRQALDVMENSALVKETLGEHVFDFFLRNKQAEWEDYRSQVSQWELDRYLPRL, encoded by the coding sequence ATGGATAGGCAAGCCGAGTTTGTGCTGCGCACGATCGAGGAGCGCGACATCCGTTTCGTTCGACTGTGGTTCACCGATGTTCTTGGCACCTTGAAGTCTGTGGCAATTGCGCCCGCTGAGATGGAAGGCGCATTTGACGAAGGCATCGGCTTTGATGGCTCGGCAATCGACGGCTTCACCCGTGTGTATGAATCGGACATGATTGCCAAGCCAGATCCAAGCACGTTCACGCTTTTACCTTGGCGCAGCGAAGGTCCAGGTGCCGCGCGTTTGTTCTGTGACATTTTGAATCCAGATGGCACTCCGTCACTTGCTGATCCACGCAACGTGTTGAAGCGCACACTCACCAAGGCAGCCGAACGTGGCTACACGTTCTACACGCACCCCGAGGTTGAGTTTTACCTTCTTGAGAATCGTCACCGCGCTGGTGAATTGCCCGTGCCAGCAGATCTCTACGGCTACTTCGACAACACCCCACATGGGCAATCTGCAGATTTCCGCCGTGAAGCAATTTTGATGCTGGAAGCCATGGGCATCTCCGTTGAATTCTCGCATCACGAAGGTGGGCCAGGGCAGCAGGAAATCGATCTGCGCTACGCAGACGCATTGACCACAGCAGACAACTTGATGACCTTCCGATTGGTGTGTCAGGAAGTTGCTCTTGAACAAGGGTTATACGCCTCGTTTATGCCAAAGCCATTCCGTGAACATCCAGGTTCTGGCATGCATACACACATGTCACTGTTCCAAGGTGACACCAATGCGTTCTATGAAGAAGGCGCTCCACTGCAACTGTCAGCAGTTGGTCGCTCCTTTATTGCAGGCCTGTTGATGCATGCACCAGAAATCACTGCGGTCACTAACCAATGGGTGAACTCTTATAAGCGCCTCGTTGGTGGTTCAGAAGCTCCAGCTTGGGTGTGCTGGGGCCATAACAACAGCTCCGCACTTGTTCGTGTTCCTATGGCTAAACCAAGTAAGGGAAACAGCACGCGCATTGAACTGCGTTCGCCAGATAGCGCGACGAATCCTTATCTCGCGTTTGCGTTGATCCTCGCTGCAGGATTGAAGGGCATTGAGGACGGCTACGAACTGCCTGCTGGGGCTGAAGAAGATGTGTGGGCCTTGACTGAAGCTGAGCGCGTTGCCATGGGCATGAAGCCATTGCCCACGAGTCTTCGCCAGGCACTTGACGTTATGGAAAATTCAGCGTTGGTGAAGGAGACTCTCGGTGAGCATGTCTTCGATTTCTTCTTGCGTAATAAGCAAGCAGAGTGGGAGGACTACCGTTCGCAGGTCAGCCAATGGGAACTTGATCGCTACCTCCCTCGTCTTTAA